From the Chloroflexus aurantiacus J-10-fl genome, one window contains:
- a CDS encoding CaiB/BaiF CoA transferase family protein, whose product MSSQRPPRPLDDVRVLELGAFLAGPFCGQLLADFGAEVIKVEPPGKGDPMREWGRHRYKGRTLWWPVLARNKKSITIDLRTPEGQALVKRLVPHVDMVLENFRPGTLEEWGLGWEELHALNPGLIMIRVSGFGQTGPYRDKAGFGSIGEAMGGIRAITGFPDRPPTRIGISIGDSLAATFAALGALVALHQRQRSGQGQVVDIGIYEGVLALMESMIPEYQLTGHIRERTGNILPNVAPSNIYPTADGSWFVIGANADTIFTRLAQAMGQPELATDPRFATHQARGEHQAELDDLIAAWTLNYTADQLQVMMDEYGVPAGRIYTAKEMLSDPHFIARQSIIGVHDPDLGEIKMQNVVPRLSATPGGVDWTGPALGQHNREIFTDLLGLTEDDLAMLQAKRVI is encoded by the coding sequence GTGAGTTCCCAACGTCCACCACGACCACTCGATGATGTTCGGGTGCTGGAATTGGGTGCATTTCTGGCCGGGCCGTTCTGTGGTCAGTTGCTGGCCGATTTCGGCGCTGAAGTGATCAAGGTCGAACCTCCCGGCAAGGGTGATCCGATGCGCGAATGGGGGCGCCACCGCTACAAAGGGCGCACGCTCTGGTGGCCGGTGTTAGCCCGTAATAAGAAGTCGATTACGATTGATTTGCGCACACCCGAAGGACAGGCGTTGGTCAAGCGCCTGGTGCCCCACGTGGATATGGTGCTGGAGAATTTTCGCCCCGGTACGCTTGAAGAGTGGGGGCTGGGATGGGAAGAGTTACACGCGCTCAATCCCGGTCTGATTATGATCCGGGTGAGCGGGTTTGGTCAGACCGGTCCTTACCGCGATAAGGCCGGCTTCGGTTCGATTGGCGAGGCAATGGGGGGGATTCGGGCGATTACGGGCTTTCCGGATCGTCCGCCCACCCGGATCGGGATCAGTATCGGCGACTCGCTGGCGGCTACGTTTGCTGCGCTGGGTGCCCTGGTTGCGCTGCATCAGCGTCAACGCAGTGGACAGGGGCAGGTGGTTGATATTGGTATCTACGAGGGTGTGCTGGCCCTGATGGAGAGTATGATCCCTGAGTATCAATTGACCGGCCATATCCGTGAGCGCACCGGGAACATTCTCCCTAATGTTGCCCCCTCAAACATCTACCCAACGGCTGATGGAAGCTGGTTTGTGATTGGGGCGAACGCCGATACCATCTTCACCCGTCTCGCCCAGGCTATGGGCCAGCCCGAACTGGCTACCGATCCGCGCTTCGCAACTCACCAGGCACGGGGTGAGCATCAGGCCGAACTTGATGATCTGATTGCAGCCTGGACGTTGAACTATACCGCCGACCAGTTGCAGGTCATGATGGACGAATACGGCGTCCCTGCCGGTCGCATCTACACCGCGAAAGAGATGCTCTCCGATCCGCATTTTATCGCTCGCCAATCAATTATCGGCGTCCACGATCCCGATTTGGGCGAGATCAAGATGCAGAATGTGGTACCACGGCTGTCAGCCACCCCCGGCGGAGTGGATTGGACCGGTCCTGCGCTCGGTCAGCACAATCGCGAAATCTTTACCGATCTGCTTGGTCTGACGGAGGATGATCTGGCAATGCTGCAAGCGAAGCGGGTGATTTGA
- a CDS encoding Cas10/Cmr2 second palm domain-containing protein yields MTEYILTAIDTTQIQGYIFGSNRLQENIGGSELVERATHQWVYEALPAAHNVVDVATGKLDNNRTIDTLDAEVIYAGGGNTVILFKTMDLARAFTSRWTRRVLREAPGLEVVVAHRRFDWTKEALSQVVSTTLGVDLARKKHHRTPSMPLLGLGVTVPCASTGLVASRIVEKKPVSLEIRAKSDAKVQNQSVERLKARLPQIEQGNWEIPRDFDDLGRVKGEESYIAVVHADGNGIGRRVEAIARRYGTPQQNRAYIEAIRNFSHSLEHAATQALNSVVDLMAAAFIADDELANRHRQKFPIRPIVFGGDDVTFVCHGSYGLSLAVRYLEAFEAATKNEPAFEGKPAYACAGVAIVKTHYPFARAYRLSEQLCRSAKQMLKQAGIDGSALDWHIAMSGITGSLDEIRLREYTIRRGSLSMRPVLLDDSKQTWRSWPVFKTLLDQFIDEHGEWFDRRNKVKSLREALRAGPDKVREFLHTYQLGQLPVSHSLNVLGYEQSGWAGDRCVYFDAIEMMDFFVDLQKIVADSLGEQEEAAHAGV; encoded by the coding sequence ATGACCGAATATATTCTGACCGCTATCGATACCACCCAAATCCAGGGGTATATCTTTGGCAGCAACAGGCTGCAAGAGAATATCGGCGGTTCTGAGCTGGTCGAACGGGCAACGCATCAATGGGTGTACGAGGCGCTCCCTGCTGCTCACAACGTGGTGGATGTGGCTACAGGCAAACTTGATAATAACCGTACCATCGACACCCTGGACGCAGAGGTTATCTACGCTGGTGGTGGCAATACGGTGATCCTGTTCAAGACCATGGATCTGGCACGCGCATTTACTAGTCGATGGACGCGGCGGGTTCTGCGCGAAGCCCCTGGTCTGGAAGTTGTAGTGGCGCACCGTCGTTTTGATTGGACGAAGGAAGCCCTATCACAGGTTGTCAGTACGACGTTAGGTGTTGATCTGGCGCGCAAAAAACATCATCGGACTCCCTCAATGCCACTGCTGGGGCTGGGTGTGACGGTGCCTTGCGCTTCGACCGGACTGGTCGCATCCCGAATCGTTGAAAAAAAGCCGGTATCGCTGGAAATCAGGGCAAAAAGTGATGCAAAGGTCCAAAATCAGAGTGTGGAACGCCTGAAAGCCAGATTGCCGCAGATAGAGCAGGGAAACTGGGAAATTCCGCGCGATTTTGATGATTTAGGTCGAGTTAAGGGTGAAGAAAGTTATATTGCGGTTGTTCATGCTGATGGTAATGGGATTGGGCGGCGGGTGGAAGCCATTGCCCGTCGCTACGGCACCCCTCAGCAGAACCGGGCGTATATTGAAGCAATCCGCAACTTCTCGCACAGTCTTGAGCACGCTGCTACTCAGGCTCTGAATAGCGTCGTTGACCTGATGGCAGCAGCCTTTATTGCCGACGATGAACTTGCCAACCGTCATCGCCAGAAATTTCCTATTCGTCCCATCGTGTTTGGTGGTGATGATGTGACGTTTGTCTGCCACGGCAGTTACGGTCTATCACTGGCAGTGCGTTATCTGGAAGCATTTGAGGCTGCAACGAAAAATGAACCGGCTTTCGAGGGTAAACCAGCGTATGCATGTGCCGGCGTCGCCATTGTCAAGACGCACTATCCTTTTGCCCGTGCCTACCGTTTAAGTGAGCAGCTCTGCCGTTCCGCCAAACAGATGCTCAAACAGGCAGGGATCGATGGCTCGGCCCTGGACTGGCACATCGCAATGAGTGGTATTACCGGTTCGTTAGATGAGATTCGTCTGCGTGAATACACGATCAGGCGCGGCTCGCTCTCTATGCGTCCGGTATTGCTTGACGATTCTAAACAAACCTGGCGTAGCTGGCCGGTCTTCAAAACGTTGCTGGACCAATTCATCGATGAACACGGCGAATGGTTTGACCGCCGCAATAAAGTGAAAAGCCTCCGCGAAGCCTTACGTGCAGGACCTGACAAAGTACGGGAATTTCTCCATACATATCAACTCGGGCAACTGCCCGTTTCCCATTCGCTCAATGTTTTGGGTTACGAACAAAGCGGTTGGGCAGGTGATCGTTGCGTGTACTTTGACGCCATTGAGATGATGGATTTTTTTGTAGACCTGCAAAAGATCGTTGCGGATTCTCTCGGGGAACAGGAGGAGGCCGCACATGCCGGCGTATAA
- a CDS encoding CRISPR-associated protein Csx3, whose translation MNTFPAVLIGGPPHSGKSVLTYLLTQYLRQRGIEHYVLRACPDGEGDWSQESTPDLVRLLRQKGAFDRTFVDRVCRDIEQRHLPLLVDVGGRPTLDQERIIQRCTHAIVLSATPQGMDEWRNRVEQYGLIIVAELHSELHGSDQIEVEKPVLRGVISGLERNAPTGGIVVEALANRLARLMHYDQAELVQQHLQRAPAELVVDLDRLARQMWVEATQRRWIPPDLPQILDSIPAKTPLAIYGRGPNWLYAALAGHTAPAPFSLFDPRLGWAQAQSLRRVPQPVADVIRWQTREEQDYTLLKAHLLEPYLDYDDLSALTVPRLDPQRGVVVSGKLPFWLLTSLIVTYHEHPWLAVIQPQLNPNSVIIFSRCEDYRPGNSIQVVLD comes from the coding sequence ATGAACACGTTTCCTGCAGTGCTGATCGGCGGCCCTCCACACAGCGGCAAATCTGTTTTGACGTACCTGCTCACGCAGTACCTTCGTCAGCGAGGCATCGAACATTATGTTTTGCGTGCATGTCCTGATGGTGAAGGTGACTGGAGCCAGGAGTCAACACCCGATCTGGTGCGCTTGCTACGGCAGAAAGGGGCATTTGATCGGACGTTTGTTGATCGGGTTTGTCGCGATATAGAACAGCGCCATTTGCCGCTGCTGGTGGATGTAGGAGGACGGCCTACGCTCGATCAGGAACGGATTATCCAGAGGTGCACACACGCCATTGTACTTTCAGCCACCCCGCAGGGAATGGACGAATGGCGTAACCGTGTTGAGCAATATGGATTGATTATTGTTGCAGAATTGCACTCAGAATTGCACGGGAGCGATCAGATTGAGGTTGAAAAACCGGTGCTGCGTGGGGTGATTAGTGGTCTTGAACGGAATGCCCCGACCGGTGGGATAGTAGTAGAGGCATTGGCCAACCGGCTTGCCCGCCTGATGCATTACGACCAGGCTGAACTGGTACAGCAGCATTTGCAGCGAGCGCCTGCGGAACTCGTGGTTGATCTTGATCGGCTTGCCAGGCAGATGTGGGTAGAGGCCACGCAGCGTAGATGGATACCACCTGATCTTCCACAGATTCTGGATAGTATTCCGGCAAAAACGCCCCTTGCTATCTATGGACGTGGCCCAAACTGGCTCTATGCAGCACTGGCAGGCCACACTGCCCCTGCGCCATTCTCCCTCTTCGATCCCCGGCTCGGTTGGGCGCAGGCCCAATCCCTGCGGCGTGTGCCACAACCTGTGGCTGATGTTATTCGCTGGCAGACCAGAGAAGAGCAGGATTATACCCTGCTGAAAGCACATCTGTTAGAACCGTATCTCGATTACGATGATTTGTCTGCCCTGACGGTGCCGCGGCTTGATCCACAACGGGGAGTAGTAGTGAGCGGTAAATTGCCCTTCTGGCTGCTCACCAGCCTGATCGTAACCTACCATGAACATCCGTGGCTGGCAGTTATTCAGCCACAACTCAATCCTAACAGCGTCATTATCTTTAGTCGATGCGAGGATTATCGCCCCGGCAATAGTATCCAGGTTGTGCTTGATTAG
- a CDS encoding glycosyltransferase family 2 protein: MSHTRPPIAVVIPTYHALRFLPACLSAIQAQMLPHDEIVLVDNRSRDRAGDWVRSYFPTVRVIALPYNAGFAGGVNAGIAATQTDLIMLINDDALAEPGCVDALWAALRDHPQAGWAAGVLTFSRRPQIVAGAGIRFHADGIATDYALGMAVTQLPTNPQPIFGASGGLALLRRTMITDTGLFADFFSYLEDADLAWRARLRGWECVLAPTARARHVYSATAGMFSPLKQRLLGRNRLRMVIRCLPTPLLLACLPSILAYDVLAVTYAVLRRQPDMLAGRLMALAEWPQLLHQRRHIQARRTAPLGELARWIEPPLGLVGTWRVRRQLGGGRR; the protein is encoded by the coding sequence ATGAGTCATACCCGTCCGCCGATTGCCGTTGTCATTCCAACCTATCACGCACTACGCTTTCTTCCGGCATGCCTGAGCGCTATCCAGGCTCAAATGCTTCCCCACGATGAGATCGTGCTGGTTGACAATCGTTCGCGTGATCGGGCCGGGGATTGGGTACGCAGCTATTTTCCGACCGTCCGCGTCATTGCATTGCCGTACAACGCCGGCTTTGCCGGTGGGGTCAATGCAGGGATTGCGGCAACCCAGACCGATCTGATAATGCTGATCAATGACGATGCGTTGGCTGAGCCGGGTTGTGTTGATGCGCTCTGGGCAGCCCTGCGTGATCATCCGCAGGCGGGATGGGCAGCGGGAGTGTTGACCTTCAGCCGCCGGCCACAGATCGTTGCCGGTGCCGGGATTCGGTTCCACGCCGATGGGATTGCTACCGACTATGCCCTTGGTATGGCTGTAACCCAACTGCCGACCAATCCTCAACCCATCTTCGGTGCCAGTGGCGGGCTTGCCCTGCTACGGCGGACGATGATCACCGATACCGGCCTGTTTGCCGATTTCTTCAGTTACCTGGAAGATGCCGATCTGGCCTGGCGCGCCCGTCTGCGGGGCTGGGAGTGTGTGCTGGCCCCTACCGCCCGTGCCCGCCATGTCTACTCGGCGACTGCCGGCATGTTCAGCCCGCTCAAACAGCGCCTGCTGGGCCGCAACCGGCTGCGCATGGTGATCCGCTGCCTGCCCACGCCACTCCTCCTTGCCTGCCTGCCGTCGATCCTGGCCTACGACGTGCTGGCGGTCACCTATGCCGTGCTGCGTCGGCAACCCGACATGCTGGCCGGCAGACTCATGGCGCTGGCTGAATGGCCACAGCTTCTGCACCAGCGCCGACACATTCAAGCGCGCCGCACGGCACCGCTCGGTGAACTGGCACGCTGGATCGAACCGCCGCTGGGTCTCGTCGGTACGTGGCGGGTGCGGCGGCAGTTGGGGGGAGGGAGGAGATAG
- a CDS encoding hydroxymethylglutaryl-CoA lyase, whose amino-acid sequence MEAVTIVDVAPRDGLQNEPDVLEPATRVELIERLLAAGVPRIEIGSFVNPRQVPQMAGIDQIARMLIERGHNLAARTTNDLFRFTALVPNQRGYELAAAAGLRHVRLVLAASDGLNRANFKRTTAESLIEFSRFALNIRRDGLTFGVAIGAAFGCPFDGYVSPERVRAIAEHAVDIGAGEIILADTTGMAVPTQVAALCRTILDRIPDVTVTLHLHNTRNTGYANAFAAWQVGIRSFDAALGGIGGCPFAPRAVGNIASEDLVHLFNGLGVPTGIDLSALIAASDWLSATLGRPLPALVGKAGPVYPQVVSMAPYLS is encoded by the coding sequence ATGGAAGCAGTAACGATTGTTGACGTCGCACCCCGTGATGGGTTGCAGAACGAGCCTGACGTGTTAGAGCCGGCCACCCGGGTTGAGTTGATCGAGCGCCTGCTCGCAGCCGGTGTGCCACGGATCGAGATCGGTTCGTTTGTTAACCCGCGTCAGGTGCCGCAGATGGCCGGAATTGATCAGATTGCACGGATGTTGATTGAACGTGGTCATAATCTGGCTGCCCGTACCACGAATGATCTCTTCCGTTTTACCGCCCTTGTCCCCAACCAGCGCGGCTATGAACTGGCCGCTGCCGCCGGACTACGCCACGTGCGGCTGGTGCTGGCCGCCAGTGATGGTCTGAATCGGGCAAACTTTAAGCGCACAACCGCCGAGTCGCTGATTGAATTCAGCCGCTTCGCGCTCAATATTCGACGTGATGGTCTCACGTTCGGGGTGGCAATTGGTGCCGCCTTTGGGTGTCCGTTCGATGGCTATGTTTCACCCGAACGGGTTCGTGCGATTGCCGAACACGCTGTCGATATTGGTGCCGGCGAGATCATTCTGGCCGATACGACCGGGATGGCAGTACCGACACAGGTTGCGGCATTGTGTCGGACGATTCTAGATCGCATCCCCGATGTCACAGTGACGCTCCATCTGCACAATACGCGCAATACCGGTTATGCTAACGCCTTCGCCGCCTGGCAGGTCGGTATTCGTTCGTTCGATGCTGCGCTCGGTGGGATCGGCGGCTGCCCATTCGCACCGCGCGCAGTAGGCAATATCGCCAGCGAGGACCTGGTGCATCTCTTCAACGGTCTTGGGGTACCAACCGGGATCGATCTGTCGGCGCTCATTGCTGCATCCGACTGGCTCAGTGCCACACTTGGCCGCCCCTTGCCGGCACTGGTCGGGAAGGCCGGGCCGGTCTATCCGCAGGTGGTGTCAATGGCACCCTACCTGTCATAA
- the csx10 gene encoding type III-D CRISPR-associated RAMP protein Csx10 produces the protein MNIIPYRVTLLEPLLATRIAGDPNSGVSYPYVPGSLVRGAAVAMYARNKGIVAVDAREEEARRLFFDGRTRYLNAYPADASGRRTLPTPRSLFHVEGEESPIYDFALEVIDAVNEETVQFVGAARDSQPFCRIDDSNIFFISPKRRINVHTQRDRVKGRATEVSGAVFQYDALEEGQTFAGWVLVDKDDDVELLSSLLRHIYRLGGSSNSGYGRVTVAVDAPQNIQVWREIPKQIVPIDAGETFVVTLLSDTLVRDPNTGQYTWDLRPALQQLLSVEIEHIHPIAGEEEQRSVWRLDEVGGFNRAWGLPLPQAQAIAGGSVFVFRARSPIPAQTIAGAEWDGIGERRAEGFGRLAFNWQTETELIRVDPPVVSLIDQLVPNLDGPARNIAQQMAMRMLRRELDAKLRKAINDIRPKHLSISNTQLSRLRIIAREALPNGDLARLQKYLDENIKTRRSVRDQFDRTRLGSEERLSQWLEERLSQPETVWDKIGAQTLSKRIGANVLVSTRDDTELAREYTIRLIDGVLARLAKERRREDGGRQ, from the coding sequence ATGAACATCATACCCTACCGTGTGACATTACTGGAACCGCTACTGGCGACACGCATTGCTGGCGATCCTAACAGTGGTGTCTCCTATCCGTATGTGCCCGGCAGTCTGGTGCGTGGTGCAGCAGTAGCTATGTATGCGCGGAACAAGGGCATCGTTGCCGTTGATGCGCGTGAAGAGGAAGCCCGACGCCTCTTCTTCGATGGACGCACCCGCTACCTCAACGCCTATCCTGCCGATGCCAGCGGCAGAAGAACACTCCCAACACCTCGATCATTATTCCATGTCGAGGGTGAGGAGTCGCCTATCTATGACTTTGCGCTTGAGGTTATCGATGCCGTGAATGAGGAGACGGTACAGTTTGTCGGGGCGGCAAGGGACTCGCAACCTTTCTGTCGGATAGACGATAGCAATATCTTCTTCATATCCCCGAAACGCCGCATCAATGTGCATACGCAGCGTGATCGTGTAAAAGGTCGTGCGACCGAAGTGAGTGGTGCCGTTTTTCAGTACGATGCGCTGGAAGAGGGGCAAACATTTGCCGGTTGGGTTCTGGTTGATAAAGATGACGACGTTGAACTGCTGTCCTCACTGCTCCGACACATCTATCGTCTTGGTGGATCGAGTAACAGCGGCTATGGACGGGTTACCGTTGCAGTGGATGCACCACAGAATATTCAGGTGTGGCGAGAGATACCCAAACAGATCGTCCCAATCGATGCCGGCGAGACGTTCGTTGTCACCCTGTTAAGCGACACTCTGGTACGCGATCCGAATACCGGTCAATATACCTGGGATCTGCGACCGGCACTGCAACAATTGCTCAGCGTCGAAATTGAGCACATTCACCCGATTGCCGGCGAGGAAGAGCAGCGCAGCGTCTGGCGACTGGATGAAGTGGGTGGGTTCAATCGCGCTTGGGGCTTACCGTTACCACAAGCACAGGCAATTGCCGGGGGCAGCGTCTTTGTCTTTCGCGCCAGATCACCCATCCCGGCCCAAACTATTGCCGGTGCTGAATGGGATGGTATTGGCGAGCGACGGGCTGAGGGTTTTGGTCGTCTCGCATTCAACTGGCAGACTGAGACGGAGCTGATCAGAGTGGATCCTCCGGTGGTGAGTCTGATTGATCAACTAGTGCCGAACCTTGATGGCCCGGCACGCAATATTGCACAGCAGATGGCTATGCGTATGTTGCGTCGAGAGCTGGATGCTAAACTTCGCAAGGCAATCAACGATATTCGCCCCAAACATCTATCCATTTCTAATACTCAGCTATCAAGATTGCGGATTATCGCCCGCGAAGCGTTACCCAACGGCGATCTCGCACGGTTGCAGAAATATCTGGACGAGAACATTAAAACACGGCGTTCGGTCAGAGATCAGTTTGACCGAACACGTCTCGGTTCGGAGGAACGGCTGTCGCAATGGCTGGAAGAGCGTCTGAGTCAGCCAGAGACCGTCTGGGACAAGATCGGTGCTCAGACTCTATCCAAACGCATCGGTGCCAATGTGCTGGTTAGTACCAGGGACGATACAGAGTTGGCCCGTGAGTACACGATCCGCCTGATCGACGGTGTTCTCGCCAGACTGGCAAAAGAGCGCCGCAGGGAAGATGGAGGCCGTCAATGA
- a CDS encoding RAMP superfamily CRISPR-associated protein, whose translation MPAYKLQFDLRSAATFGRGDGVAGLVDEEVEHDADGLPFLRGRTLKGLLAEECANILYALGVQQRADQWRQTAYRLFGCPGSTIADTGMLRVSDARLPDALRTAIKMAVRNGELSADEVLESLTAIRRQTSMNEYGAPERGSLRSLRVVLPGTMFEATLEFAAEPDAQTLALLVACILAWRRAGTGRNRGRGRLQARLIDSDGVDITERYFRVFAGEVGQ comes from the coding sequence ATGCCGGCGTATAAACTTCAATTCGATCTGCGTTCTGCCGCTACCTTTGGGCGTGGTGATGGTGTTGCCGGTCTGGTCGACGAAGAGGTAGAGCACGATGCTGATGGATTACCATTTTTGCGTGGCCGCACGTTGAAAGGCTTGCTGGCGGAAGAGTGTGCCAACATTCTGTACGCCCTTGGGGTACAGCAGCGTGCCGACCAATGGCGTCAGACGGCTTATCGTCTGTTTGGATGTCCAGGGAGCACTATCGCAGACACCGGGATGCTTCGAGTTAGCGATGCGCGTCTGCCTGATGCGCTGCGGACTGCTATCAAGATGGCAGTACGCAATGGTGAGTTGTCGGCTGATGAGGTTCTGGAATCGCTGACGGCCATTCGTCGCCAGACCTCGATGAATGAGTACGGCGCTCCTGAACGAGGTAGCCTGCGCTCGCTGCGCGTTGTGTTGCCTGGTACGATGTTTGAAGCGACCCTTGAGTTTGCGGCAGAGCCAGATGCGCAAACACTGGCACTGCTGGTAGCCTGCATTCTGGCGTGGCGACGTGCCGGCACTGGGCGTAATCGAGGGCGCGGTCGCCTGCAAGCACGGTTGATTGACAGCGACGGTGTAGACATTACTGAGCGGTACTTTCGCGTGTTTGCCGGGGAGGTGGGACAATGA
- a CDS encoding GntR family transcriptional regulator, producing MNKLYTTDETSADQVYQRLRRLLIEGHYPPGSRLIEERLAQDLGVSRTPVRQALVRAAAEGLVQIFPNRGAVARSFTVDDLIEMYDLRALLEGHAAYLAARRITAEQLARMEMAATALEQSLTLTFERRQDEVHFLVEHNAVFHQTIAEAAGNQRLITMLNQIVAVPLQFRSFYWYQPDQRQISNFFHRSILNALRLGDGDRARAMMREHIFYGRDVLLQSRSAEETAASGEE from the coding sequence ATGAACAAATTGTATACAACTGATGAAACTTCTGCCGACCAGGTCTACCAGCGGCTACGCCGACTGTTAATAGAGGGGCATTATCCTCCCGGCTCGCGCCTGATCGAAGAACGGCTGGCGCAAGACCTTGGCGTGAGTCGGACGCCGGTGCGGCAGGCATTGGTGCGCGCCGCCGCCGAAGGGCTGGTGCAGATTTTTCCCAATCGTGGCGCTGTGGCGCGTAGTTTTACCGTTGATGACTTGATCGAAATGTATGATTTGCGCGCCTTGCTTGAGGGGCACGCAGCCTATCTGGCTGCCCGGCGGATTACCGCCGAACAGCTTGCCCGGATGGAGATGGCGGCAACCGCTCTCGAACAGTCACTTACGCTGACTTTCGAGCGGCGTCAGGACGAAGTGCATTTTCTGGTCGAACACAATGCTGTTTTTCACCAGACCATTGCCGAGGCTGCCGGGAATCAGCGCCTGATCACGATGCTCAACCAGATTGTGGCGGTTCCGTTGCAGTTTCGCTCGTTCTACTGGTATCAGCCTGATCAGCGCCAGATTTCCAATTTCTTTCACCGCAGTATCCTCAATGCGCTGCGACTCGGTGATGGTGACCGCGCCCGCGCAATGATGCGCGAACACATTTTTTACGGTCGAGATGTTCTGTTGCAGAGCCGGAGTGCGGAAGAGACGGCCGCGTCCGGCGAGGAGTAA
- a CDS encoding CRISPR-associated ring nuclease encodes MPDIVLPTDPSAVLVATLGGQPQVVTFALDALLARGEPIQEVYILHLALTNERTRQAWQRLQREFVDDYYAGRRCRLRQVPIGANGSELTDIRTTTDVEIAFQAIRQLIVDLKTNGRRLHLCLSGGRRMMALLATSIAALYCDHQDRLWHMHTPETTLQRVKDGAQMHVQPADGVSLIQIPLTPWGAYFPGLRLLAQPDSRSIQDQLQRFLSDDPRCQQVWDRLTTRQRDVLRAFAKGLRPDQVADQLSISLSTVNSHKTAILAECRIAWHISDAESLDYRFLRDHFAGFVERV; translated from the coding sequence ATGCCAGACATTGTTTTGCCAACAGACCCATCGGCTGTGCTTGTAGCCACCCTCGGTGGACAACCGCAAGTTGTCACCTTTGCTCTGGATGCGCTCCTCGCCCGCGGTGAACCCATTCAGGAAGTCTACATCCTTCACCTTGCACTCACCAACGAACGCACCCGTCAGGCTTGGCAGCGGCTACAACGAGAATTTGTCGATGATTACTACGCTGGTCGACGTTGTCGGCTGCGGCAAGTACCTATTGGTGCAAACGGTAGCGAATTAACCGACATCCGTACCACAACCGATGTCGAAATCGCCTTTCAGGCCATTCGCCAACTCATCGTTGATCTGAAAACGAACGGACGACGGCTCCATCTCTGCCTGAGTGGTGGTCGGCGCATGATGGCGCTCCTGGCAACCTCAATTGCAGCACTCTACTGTGACCACCAGGATCGACTCTGGCATATGCACACCCCCGAAACCACGTTACAGCGTGTCAAAGACGGTGCCCAGATGCACGTTCAGCCCGCAGATGGGGTGTCACTGATTCAGATTCCGCTCACACCCTGGGGAGCCTACTTTCCCGGCCTCCGCCTGCTGGCCCAACCCGACTCTCGCTCGATCCAAGATCAGCTACAACGCTTCCTTAGTGACGATCCACGCTGTCAGCAGGTCTGGGATCGTCTCACAACCCGCCAGCGCGATGTCTTGCGAGCGTTTGCGAAGGGATTACGTCCGGATCAGGTTGCCGATCAGCTCTCGATCTCATTGAGCACCGTGAATTCCCACAAAACCGCCATCCTGGCAGAATGCCGCATTGCCTGGCATATCTCCGATGCAGAATCCCTCGACTACCGGTTTCTCCGCGATCACTTTGCCGGCTTCGTGGAACGAGTATAG